The following are encoded in a window of Crocosphaera sp. UHCC 0190 genomic DNA:
- a CDS encoding type ISP restriction/modification enzyme: MASLEEPVWQFKIGGYQVLDKWLKDRKKDNRKLSQDEIIHYQKIVVALKDTIELMEEIDTIIPSFPIE, from the coding sequence ATGGCTAGTCTAGAAGAGCCCGTTTGGCAATTTAAAATAGGAGGATATCAAGTCTTAGATAAGTGGTTAAAAGACCGTAAAAAAGATAACCGTAAACTCTCCCAAGATGAAATTATTCACTATCAAAAAATTGTGGTTGCTTTAAAAGATACCATCGAATTAATGGAAGAAATCGATACAATAATTCCAAGTTTTCCGATAGAATAA
- a CDS encoding 7-carboxy-7-deazaguanine synthase QueE — MKAIASTTLTYPIVETFHSIQGEGTWMGVSAFFIRLAGCDVYCPWCDQKESWTSKFSPQQSVKVLGEAAKRANPTIVVITGGEPLMHDLLPLTQKLRSLGLRVHLETSGAHDFSGQFDWVTFSPKPFKVPCESVYSHVNELKVVIANPEDLNWAEEQAKKVHPEAIKYLQPEWNSPQSQPLIFDYILHHPDWRMSLQMHKFLGVR; from the coding sequence ATGAAAGCGATCGCATCGACCACTCTTACTTACCCCATTGTAGAAACTTTTCACTCGATTCAAGGCGAAGGTACTTGGATGGGTGTAAGTGCCTTTTTTATTCGTTTGGCCGGATGTGATGTTTATTGTCCCTGGTGTGATCAAAAGGAGTCATGGACGAGTAAATTTTCTCCTCAGCAGTCTGTTAAGGTGTTAGGAGAAGCGGCAAAACGGGCCAACCCAACTATTGTTGTTATTACAGGGGGAGAACCCTTAATGCACGATTTATTGCCCTTAACTCAAAAGTTACGCAGTTTGGGTTTAAGGGTACATTTAGAAACTTCTGGGGCCCATGATTTTAGTGGACAGTTTGACTGGGTAACTTTTTCACCGAAACCGTTTAAAGTTCCCTGCGAAAGTGTTTATTCTCATGTCAATGAATTAAAGGTTGTTATTGCTAATCCAGAGGATTTAAACTGGGCTGAAGAACAGGCAAAAAAGGTTCATCCTGAAGCGATTAAATATTTACAACCGGAGTGGAATAGTCCTCAAAGTCAGCCTTTGATTTTTGATTATATCTTACATCATCCTGACTGGCGAATGAGTTTACAAATGCACAAGTTTTTAGGGGTAAGGTGA
- a CDS encoding CAP domain-containing protein has product MKYSFSQFFLIFPLVMISLIGCQPIEPIPLEPIPRSQTPQSLPQSSLTDPSFLEGMEEIAYREINQYRLSKDLPPLKFNPQIAQQARIHSERMAAGLIPVGHERLEERLKIISFSTPHQKGVENLAIHQDNSNPVQATIKQWLSNPESRQNILGKYDQTGIGVAQNAAGKYYFTQIFIQENPSSIADSVPFTDPLEPWKNRDLVLEKSSQDSQFLIALETEINRRVNQYRLSKNLPPLQMNAEISYVARQHSQNMANKTATFSHDGFDGRAKTVGKTIPYQTFAENLAYIKGYPDLASVAVKGWIDSPGHRKNMEGNFNLTGVGIAKNADGEYYFTQLFLLQR; this is encoded by the coding sequence ATGAAATACAGTTTTTCTCAGTTTTTTCTGATCTTTCCCCTGGTAATGATTAGCTTGATCGGATGTCAACCCATTGAACCCATTCCCCTTGAGCCGATTCCCAGATCACAAACACCCCAATCTCTCCCACAATCTAGTTTAACCGATCCTAGTTTTCTAGAGGGAATGGAAGAAATTGCCTATCGAGAAATTAATCAATATCGTCTCTCGAAAGATTTACCCCCATTAAAGTTTAACCCTCAAATTGCCCAACAAGCTAGAATTCATAGTGAAAGAATGGCCGCTGGCCTAATTCCTGTCGGCCATGAGCGACTAGAAGAGAGACTAAAAATCATTAGTTTTAGTACCCCCCATCAAAAAGGTGTTGAAAATTTAGCCATTCATCAAGATAATTCTAATCCAGTGCAAGCAACGATTAAACAATGGTTAAGTAATCCTGAAAGTCGTCAAAATATTCTAGGAAAATATGATCAAACCGGGATTGGAGTCGCCCAAAATGCAGCAGGAAAATATTATTTTACTCAAATTTTTATTCAAGAAAATCCCTCCTCTATAGCAGATTCCGTCCCCTTTACTGATCCCTTAGAACCCTGGAAAAATCGAGATCTCGTCTTAGAAAAGTCCAGTCAAGATAGTCAATTTTTAATTGCTTTAGAAACAGAAATTAACCGTCGAGTCAATCAATATCGCTTGTCTAAGAATTTACCCCCCTTACAAATGAATGCAGAAATTAGTTATGTGGCCAGACAACATAGTCAAAATATGGCCAATAAAACAGCAACCTTTAGTCATGACGGATTTGATGGACGGGCAAAAACTGTGGGGAAAACCATTCCTTATCAAACCTTTGCTGAGAATTTAGCTTATATTAAAGGATATCCTGATTTAGCATCCGTCGCCGTTAAAGGTTGGATTGATAGTCCTGGCCATCGTAAAAATATGGAAGGAAACTTTAATTTAACCGGAGTTGGTATTGCTAAAAATGCCGATGGGGAATATTATTTCACCCAGTTATTTTTATTACAACGATAA
- a CDS encoding ribonuclease D, translating into MTESNNFQVCNDDLSAETLARYLEADAIAVDTETMGLVPQRDRLCLVQLCDPNGFVTAIRIARGQTEAPNLKQLMEAKNIVKIFHYARFDVAQFKYNLNIETQPIFCTKIASKIARTYTGSHGLKSLVQELQGVELDKSSQSSDWGNANNLSDAQLSYAANDVRYLIQLREQLITMLQREERWELTQQCFACIPVFVALDLMYYKDIFEH; encoded by the coding sequence ATGACAGAATCTAACAATTTTCAAGTCTGTAATGACGATCTTTCTGCTGAAACCTTAGCCCGTTATCTAGAAGCTGATGCCATTGCCGTTGATACAGAAACCATGGGATTAGTTCCCCAAAGAGATCGCCTCTGTTTAGTGCAGTTATGTGACCCCAATGGGTTTGTTACCGCCATTCGTATTGCACGAGGACAAACAGAAGCCCCTAACTTAAAGCAATTAATGGAAGCCAAAAATATTGTAAAGATTTTTCATTATGCCCGCTTCGATGTCGCTCAATTCAAGTATAATTTAAACATAGAAACTCAGCCAATATTTTGTACTAAGATTGCCAGTAAAATAGCGAGAACCTATACAGGATCTCATGGCTTAAAATCCTTAGTTCAGGAATTACAAGGGGTTGAATTAGACAAAAGCTCTCAAAGTTCTGATTGGGGGAATGCCAATAATTTATCCGATGCTCAATTAAGTTATGCTGCCAATGATGTGCGGTATTTAATCCAACTGCGAGAGCAATTAATTACCATGTTACAAAGAGAAGAAAGATGGGAATTAACCCAACAATGTTTTGCTTGTATTCCGGTATTTGTCGCCTTAGATTTAATGTATTATAAAGATATTTTCGAGCATTGA
- a CDS encoding NifU family protein yields MTEAMTLTPDNVEQVLDEMRPYLMADGGNVELVEIDGPIVKLRLQGACGTCPSSTMTLKMGIERRLREMIPEISEVEQAF; encoded by the coding sequence ATGACAGAAGCAATGACCTTAACTCCAGACAACGTTGAACAAGTATTAGACGAAATGCGTCCTTACTTGATGGCAGACGGTGGCAATGTCGAACTCGTCGAAATTGATGGCCCCATCGTCAAACTACGGCTTCAGGGAGCTTGTGGAACTTGTCCAAGCTCCACCATGACCCTAAAAATGGGCATTGAACGGCGTTTAAGAGAAATGATCCCTGAAATTTCAGAAGTCGAACAAGCTTTCTAA
- a CDS encoding 2-phosphosulfolactate phosphatase family protein, giving the protein MKLFVYHTPELTPPDSLPDCAVVIDVLRATTTIATVLDAGAEAVQTFSDIDQLMQVSEQWLPHKRLRAGERGGAKVEGFELGNSPLDCTPERVTDKRLFLTTTNGTRALQRVEQAPTVITAAMINRQAAVQYLLKTQPETVWLVGSGWEGGYSLEDTVCAGAIAYGLINNDAEAISVGNDEVIAAIALYSQWHDNLLEMFHRCSHGQRLLRLNCNEDLKYCAQRDILTVLPIQKSPGVLVKLSESS; this is encoded by the coding sequence GTGAAGCTCTTTGTCTACCATACTCCTGAACTAACGCCCCCTGATAGTTTACCTGATTGCGCTGTTGTGATTGATGTCTTGCGGGCAACAACTACCATTGCCACTGTTTTAGATGCGGGTGCTGAAGCTGTGCAAACCTTCAGTGATATCGACCAATTAATGCAGGTTAGCGAACAGTGGCTACCGCACAAACGCCTCAGAGCCGGAGAAAGAGGCGGCGCGAAGGTAGAAGGCTTTGAATTAGGGAATTCTCCCCTAGACTGTACCCCCGAACGGGTTACGGATAAGCGTCTCTTTCTGACCACTACCAACGGCACTCGCGCCCTACAACGGGTAGAACAAGCCCCAACGGTGATCACCGCAGCTATGATCAACCGACAAGCGGCGGTTCAGTATTTGCTGAAAACTCAACCCGAAACCGTCTGGTTAGTGGGATCTGGATGGGAAGGAGGCTATTCCTTAGAAGATACCGTCTGCGCGGGGGCGATCGCCTATGGATTAATTAACAATGATGCTGAAGCCATTAGCGTTGGCAATGATGAAGTGATCGCTGCCATTGCCCTTTATAGTCAATGGCATGATAATCTACTAGAGATGTTTCATCGCTGTAGTCATGGTCAGCGGTTATTACGCTTAAACTGTAACGAGGATTTAAAATACTGCGCTCAAAGGGATATTTTAACGGTATTACCTATCCAAAAATCCCCAGGGGTTCTCGTTAAACTCTCTGAATCATCCTAA
- a CDS encoding glycosyltransferase family 4 protein, which yields MKILVLTWEFPPRIVGGIARHVGELYPELVNLGHEIHLITVEFGQAPAYEVVDGVHVYRVPVAGGDNFFAWVANMNNSMGYHGGQLIEEQKNFDLIHGHDWLVGDAAIALKHLFKIPLVSTIHATEYGRYNGIHTDTQRYIASQEGTLIYNSWRVIVCSDYMRHELQRAFHTPWDKMDVVYNGIRPEKKGHDPEFDYQTFRRRFAHDHEKIIYYVGRMTREKGVSILLQAGAKVLWEMQGNAKLVIIGGGNTHHLQVEAWHLGISNRCCFTGFMSDEDLDKFQTIADCAVFPSLYEPFGIVALESFAARVPVVVSNTGGLPEVVHHGTTGIVTYVNNPDSLAWGILEILRNPGYGQWLVENAYEDLGHRFNWLKLAQQTEMVYKVVGQQRSQTVWQ from the coding sequence ATGAAAATTTTGGTATTGACTTGGGAATTTCCGCCGCGAATTGTAGGGGGAATTGCCCGTCATGTTGGCGAATTATACCCAGAATTAGTTAACTTAGGCCATGAAATTCATTTAATCACCGTTGAGTTTGGCCAAGCCCCCGCTTATGAAGTGGTGGATGGTGTTCATGTTTATCGGGTTCCCGTGGCGGGAGGAGATAATTTCTTCGCCTGGGTAGCTAATATGAACAATAGCATGGGCTATCATGGCGGTCAGTTAATCGAAGAACAAAAGAACTTTGATCTGATTCATGGCCATGACTGGTTAGTGGGAGATGCGGCGATCGCTCTCAAACATCTCTTTAAAATTCCCCTCGTTTCGACTATCCACGCCACAGAATATGGTCGTTATAATGGCATTCATACCGATACTCAACGCTACATTGCCAGCCAAGAAGGAACCTTAATTTATAATTCCTGGCGGGTCATTGTTTGTAGTGATTATATGCGTCATGAACTGCAACGGGCCTTTCATACCCCTTGGGATAAAATGGACGTGGTTTATAATGGCATCCGTCCCGAAAAAAAAGGGCATGATCCTGAGTTTGATTATCAAACCTTTCGCCGTCGTTTTGCCCACGATCATGAAAAAATTATCTATTATGTTGGTCGTATGACCCGCGAAAAAGGGGTATCTATCCTCCTGCAAGCTGGGGCCAAAGTGCTTTGGGAAATGCAGGGTAATGCTAAATTAGTGATTATTGGCGGGGGTAATACCCATCATTTACAGGTTGAAGCCTGGCATTTGGGTATCTCAAACCGCTGTTGTTTTACGGGGTTTATGTCGGACGAAGATTTAGATAAGTTTCAAACTATCGCCGATTGTGCCGTTTTTCCCAGTTTATACGAACCTTTTGGTATTGTGGCCTTAGAAAGTTTTGCCGCGCGAGTGCCTGTGGTTGTATCTAATACAGGAGGACTACCAGAAGTGGTTCATCATGGAACGACAGGTATTGTCACCTATGTTAATAACCCTGACTCTTTAGCTTGGGGAATTTTAGAGATTTTGAGAAATCCAGGTTATGGTCAATGGTTGGTAGAGAATGCCTATGAAGATTTAGGCCATCGCTTTAATTGGTTAAAACTGGCCCAACAGACGGAAATGGTTTATAAAGTTGTTGGTCAGCAGCGATCGCAAACAGTATGGCAGTAG
- a CDS encoding alpha/beta fold hydrolase: protein MVQFSSINSLSLTDEKTWMWRGFPIAYQSYGETGPAVVLVHGFGASWRHWRKNIPFLGQNCRCYALDLIGFGGSAKPSPKQDIDYTFETWGQQVADFCQEVAGSPAFLVGNSIGGVVVMQAAVSYPQWVLGVAVLNCSLRLLHERKQATLSWYRRVGAAFAQRILANQGIGSLFFQQIAKPRTVRRILLQAYHRSEAVTDELIDILLKPAQDEGAVAVFLAFIAYSQGPLPEDLLPILPCPTIFLWGTEDPWENIELAREWANYPNVEQFIPLEGVGHCPQDEAPELVNPILQEWILRHGS from the coding sequence ATGGTGCAATTTTCTTCAATCAATTCCCTGTCCCTGACGGATGAAAAAACCTGGATGTGGCGAGGGTTTCCCATTGCCTATCAAAGCTACGGCGAAACGGGGCCGGCCGTTGTTCTCGTACATGGATTTGGGGCTTCTTGGCGACATTGGCGGAAAAATATCCCCTTTTTGGGACAAAATTGCCGTTGTTATGCCCTTGATTTAATTGGGTTTGGGGGTTCAGCTAAACCCTCTCCCAAACAAGACATTGACTATACCTTTGAAACCTGGGGACAACAGGTGGCTGATTTTTGTCAAGAAGTGGCTGGAAGTCCTGCTTTTTTGGTGGGTAACTCTATCGGTGGTGTGGTGGTGATGCAAGCTGCTGTGAGTTATCCTCAATGGGTGTTAGGGGTTGCCGTACTTAATTGCTCCTTAAGATTACTCCATGAACGCAAACAGGCGACTTTATCCTGGTATCGTCGAGTAGGAGCGGCTTTTGCTCAAAGAATTTTAGCCAACCAGGGGATTGGTTCGCTCTTTTTTCAACAAATTGCCAAACCCCGAACCGTTCGCAGGATTCTCTTACAAGCTTATCATCGCTCAGAAGCTGTCACGGATGAGTTGATTGATATTTTACTCAAACCAGCCCAAGATGAGGGGGCCGTGGCGGTGTTTTTAGCCTTTATAGCCTATTCTCAAGGGCCACTACCAGAGGATTTATTACCGATTTTGCCCTGTCCTACCATTTTCTTATGGGGAACGGAAGATCCTTGGGAAAACATTGAATTAGCAAGAGAATGGGCCAATTATCCAAATGTTGAACAATTTATTCCTTTAGAGGGAGTGGGCCATTGTCCGCAAGATGAAGCCCCAGAATTAGTTAATCCGATTTTACAAGAATGGATTTTACGACATGGTTCATAA
- a CDS encoding LysR family transcriptional regulator gives MRIEQLQAFLAIAETGNFGQAANQCGITQSTISRQIQALEAALGTLLFHRSTQAKLTVAGDKLLPRARKICQEWATVTQEIIDLQAGRQPDLCVAAIHSVCSHFLPPILQQFCQNYPNVQLRVTALGSDRALKVLRDGLVDIAIVMNNRFLTTSPEMSVSLLYEENIEVLMAANHPLTAYKTIPHIELSKYPQVMFKDGYGMQRLLQEWFAHQNLTINAVMELNTLDAFRGVVRQGEIIALLPETALIETRQDNSLAVRSLSPILDISTEKPTVNLTRQVVLVTTSDRLTIPPIAHFCDLVRQGVNLLNEETIHKSLSA, from the coding sequence ATGCGAATTGAGCAGTTACAGGCATTTTTAGCGATCGCAGAAACGGGAAATTTTGGACAGGCAGCGAATCAGTGTGGGATTACCCAATCTACCATCAGCCGACAAATTCAAGCCCTAGAAGCTGCTTTAGGGACATTATTGTTTCATCGCTCAACTCAAGCTAAACTAACGGTCGCAGGGGACAAATTGCTGCCACGGGCCCGCAAGATTTGCCAAGAATGGGCTACTGTTACGCAAGAAATTATTGATTTACAGGCCGGAAGACAACCAGATTTATGTGTTGCTGCCATTCATTCTGTCTGTTCTCACTTTTTACCGCCAATTTTACAACAATTTTGCCAAAATTATCCTAACGTACAGTTGCGGGTGACTGCCTTGGGAAGCGATCGCGCTTTAAAGGTTTTACGGGATGGGTTGGTGGATATTGCTATTGTCATGAATAATCGTTTTTTGACGACTAGCCCCGAAATGAGCGTCAGTTTATTATATGAGGAAAATATCGAAGTTTTAATGGCAGCAAATCATCCCTTAACTGCCTATAAAACTATCCCTCACATAGAATTAAGTAAATATCCTCAAGTGATGTTTAAAGATGGCTATGGAATGCAAAGACTCTTACAAGAATGGTTTGCTCATCAAAATTTAACCATTAATGCGGTGATGGAATTAAATACCTTAGATGCTTTTCGTGGGGTGGTAAGACAAGGGGAAATTATTGCGTTATTGCCAGAAACTGCCTTAATAGAAACTCGTCAAGATAACAGTTTGGCTGTCCGTTCTTTAAGTCCTATTCTTGATATTTCAACTGAAAAACCTACAGTCAATTTAACCCGTCAAGTGGTCTTAGTTACCACCAGCGATCGCTTAACCATTCCTCCCATTGCTCATTTTTGTGATCTGGTTCGTCAGGGGGTTAATCTCCTCAATGAAGAAACCATCCACAAGTCTCTTTCTGCGTGA
- a CDS encoding Bax inhibitor-1 family protein — protein MSNTSNFRQAMREVQGQQLVGPNVIANALPFVGGGLVLTAVGTYGGLGIIQSNPGLFFPSFFVAIVLQLVLFFVAQNVARNGNNSTALPLLTLYSLLTGYTLTGLVYVALGTQNVGIQGIAIAALGCGITFIVARSVGSNLSEEDGMALTKTIGLGIIALCVVVFGQFILAMFGVFTPTWLEIAISGLGVFLFAGAAVVDFYILPRTYRNDQYLSAALSMYLTYINLFIFILRLLIAINGRD, from the coding sequence ATGAGCAATACCAGCAACTTTCGTCAAGCGATGCGTGAAGTCCAAGGTCAACAGTTGGTTGGCCCAAACGTCATCGCCAATGCTTTACCCTTCGTTGGGGGTGGATTAGTTTTAACTGCTGTAGGAACCTATGGGGGATTAGGAATTATCCAATCCAATCCGGGTTTGTTTTTCCCCAGTTTCTTCGTAGCTATTGTTTTACAGTTAGTTCTCTTCTTTGTAGCCCAAAATGTTGCGAGAAACGGTAATAATAGCACCGCATTACCCCTACTCACGCTCTATAGTCTACTAACGGGATATACCCTCACGGGTCTTGTTTATGTAGCCCTCGGTACTCAAAATGTGGGTATTCAAGGGATTGCGATCGCTGCTTTGGGTTGTGGTATCACTTTTATTGTGGCCCGCAGTGTGGGATCGAATTTGTCTGAAGAAGATGGTATGGCCCTAACCAAAACTATTGGATTAGGTATTATTGCCCTGTGTGTGGTGGTATTCGGCCAGTTTATTTTGGCGATGTTTGGTGTTTTTACCCCCACTTGGTTAGAAATTGCCATTTCTGGGTTAGGTGTCTTTCTGTTTGCGGGCGCAGCGGTGGTAGATTTTTACATTCTTCCCCGTACTTACCGTAATGATCAGTATCTTTCTGCTGCTTTGTCGATGTATCTGACTTACATCAATTTATTTATCTTTATTTTAAGATTACTGATTGCGATTAATGGTCGTGATTAG
- a CDS encoding RNA polymerase sigma factor SigF, whose product MTTQYSKSSQKNNLHNLELLSAYARNPSLELRNRLVEHNLGLVRQVAHRISRQCSEPYEDLEQIGYLGLIRAIERFNPQQGCAFSSFAIPYIRGEMLHYLRDKGSVMRIPRRWQELYNRAKKLRKQLTASLGRPPIDLELAEALGVPLAEWNECQLALQNRLLVSLDATVSQNVDCSISFGETLPDHEYQAKQKLEEDRLQLQRAMSQLEEKTKAAIECVFLRELPRKEAAKQIGMSPMTVTRHLQKGIQQLSALLEPQVA is encoded by the coding sequence ATGACGACTCAGTATAGTAAATCTTCTCAGAAAAATAACTTACATAATCTAGAGCTTCTCAGTGCTTATGCGCGTAATCCTTCTCTAGAACTGCGTAATCGTTTAGTCGAGCATAATTTAGGTTTAGTACGTCAAGTGGCCCACCGCATCAGTCGGCAGTGTTCTGAACCCTACGAAGATTTAGAGCAGATTGGCTATTTGGGACTAATTCGCGCCATTGAAAGGTTTAATCCCCAACAAGGATGTGCCTTTAGCTCCTTTGCCATTCCTTACATTCGCGGTGAAATGCTTCACTATCTGCGGGATAAAGGAAGTGTCATGAGAATTCCCAGACGTTGGCAAGAACTTTACAATCGCGCCAAGAAACTACGGAAACAATTAACCGCCAGTTTAGGTAGACCCCCGATAGATCTCGAATTAGCTGAGGCCTTAGGTGTACCCTTAGCAGAATGGAACGAATGCCAACTGGCCCTACAAAACCGTCTTTTAGTGAGTTTAGATGCTACGGTTAGCCAAAATGTGGATTGTTCCATCAGCTTTGGGGAAACCTTACCTGATCACGAATATCAAGCCAAACAAAAACTGGAAGAAGATCGCTTACAATTACAACGAGCTATGAGCCAGTTGGAAGAAAAAACCAAAGCGGCGATTGAATGTGTGTTTTTACGGGAGTTACCCCGCAAAGAAGCGGCCAAACAAATTGGGATGAGTCCCATGACAGTTACCCGTCATTTACAAAAGGGCATTCAACAGTTAAGTGCCTTATTAGAACCCCAAGTAGCTTAA
- a CDS encoding zinc-dependent alcohol dehydrogenase family protein, with translation MKAVIMTTPGNPDVLTLTEIPIPQITTTTEILVKLKAAGINPIDTKLRQRGTFYPDAMPAILGCDGAGIVEKVGAEVKGFKPGDEVYFCAGGLGKAGTGNYGEYAVVEEKLVALKPTTLSFAEAAAAPLVLITVWEALFDRGRLEKGQTVLIHGGAGGVGHVAIQLAKLKGAQVSTTVGTTDKARLVRQLGADEPILYKQTDFVQAVLTWTQGEGVDLAFDTIGGQTFFDTCGAVKVYGDLVTILQPDQAIGDLKVARNRNLRLSLELMLTPALMGLEQAQRHQTGILEQCATLIDEGKLNIHLSQTFPLEEATNAHKALETGSTTGKIALLIA, from the coding sequence ATGAAAGCAGTAATCATGACGACACCAGGAAACCCTGATGTCCTAACCCTTACAGAGATCCCGATCCCTCAGATCACTACCACCACCGAAATTCTCGTTAAACTCAAAGCAGCAGGAATTAACCCCATTGACACCAAGTTGCGACAACGAGGGACATTTTACCCTGATGCTATGCCCGCTATTTTGGGCTGTGATGGGGCAGGAATTGTCGAAAAGGTTGGAGCAGAGGTCAAGGGATTTAAACCAGGGGATGAGGTCTATTTTTGTGCCGGAGGACTGGGAAAAGCAGGAACCGGAAACTATGGCGAATATGCCGTTGTTGAAGAAAAATTAGTGGCCTTAAAACCAACAACCCTTTCCTTTGCGGAAGCGGCGGCGGCCCCCTTGGTTTTAATTACCGTTTGGGAAGCCTTGTTTGATCGCGGTAGATTAGAAAAGGGGCAAACCGTTCTGATTCATGGTGGGGCCGGAGGTGTCGGTCATGTAGCCATTCAATTAGCCAAGCTTAAAGGGGCCCAAGTCTCTACTACCGTCGGAACCACCGATAAAGCCAGATTAGTGCGTCAATTGGGGGCCGATGAGCCAATTTTGTATAAACAAACCGACTTTGTACAAGCTGTTTTAACTTGGACTCAGGGAGAAGGGGTTGATCTCGCCTTTGACACGATTGGCGGCCAAACCTTTTTTGATACTTGTGGGGCCGTTAAAGTCTACGGTGATCTGGTGACAATTTTACAACCCGATCAGGCGATCGGTGATTTAAAAGTTGCCCGCAATCGGAATTTACGGCTGAGCTTAGAATTGATGTTAACGCCCGCTTTGATGGGATTAGAGCAGGCCCAAAGACATCAAACTGGGATTCTAGAACAATGTGCCACATTAATTGATGAGGGTAAATTAAACATTCATCTCAGTCAAACCTTTCCCTTAGAAGAAGCGACTAATGCCCATAAAGCTTTAGAAACAGGCTCAACAACCGGAAAAATTGCCTTATTGATAGCTTAA
- a CDS encoding VOC family protein, whose product MMSAEFRHVMLMVKDIPATVKFYSEGLGLKVKMSSPGWAELDANGTTIALHAASENPEAGYSPILSFHVDDVMSLLSKLEEMGAKLEGRVREPSFGKVAAVRTPDGHLLSLLQPAAVAAK is encoded by the coding sequence ATGATGTCCGCAGAATTTAGACACGTCATGTTGATGGTCAAAGACATTCCGGCCACCGTAAAATTTTATAGTGAAGGCTTAGGACTCAAAGTCAAGATGTCCAGTCCAGGTTGGGCAGAATTAGATGCCAATGGGACAACCATTGCCCTACACGCCGCCTCAGAAAATCCCGAAGCCGGATATTCACCCATTCTCAGTTTTCATGTAGATGATGTGATGAGTCTGCTGTCAAAATTAGAAGAAATGGGCGCAAAACTAGAAGGAAGAGTGAGGGAACCCTCCTTTGGCAAAGTTGCGGCGGTACGGACTCCTGATGGACATTTGTTAAGTTTACTGCAACCTGCTGCTGTTGCTGCTAAATAA
- a CDS encoding alpha/beta hydrolase gives MLSKTVMIHGAKIHYLEVGKSQNFPILLLHGASFQAETWQEIGVLEALDKAGYYAIAVDLPSHGKSQSLSGFENSFLLSLIDSLNLKDPIVVSPSMSGRYSLPLVTKYPEKLGGFVAVAPVGITRFKAKLTGIEIPTLAIWGSNDRTVPVSLAEELVKAMPKAQKVILNNAGHACYLRATKPFIEYLLGFIEKNHQKM, from the coding sequence ATGCTCTCCAAGACAGTTATGATTCACGGTGCCAAAATCCATTATTTAGAAGTTGGAAAGTCTCAGAATTTTCCGATATTATTACTTCATGGTGCGAGTTTTCAGGCAGAAACATGGCAAGAAATTGGAGTCTTAGAAGCCTTAGATAAAGCGGGATATTATGCGATCGCTGTTGATTTACCGAGTCATGGTAAATCTCAAAGTCTGTCGGGTTTTGAAAATAGTTTTCTCTTGAGCTTAATTGATAGTTTAAACCTTAAAGATCCCATTGTTGTTTCTCCTTCTATGAGTGGACGTTATAGCCTTCCTTTAGTGACTAAATATCCCGAAAAATTAGGAGGTTTTGTCGCAGTTGCTCCCGTTGGAATCACGAGATTTAAAGCGAAATTAACGGGTATTGAAATACCTACTTTAGCCATTTGGGGCAGTAATGATCGCACCGTTCCTGTTAGTTTAGCAGAAGAATTAGTTAAGGCTATGCCCAAGGCTCAAAAAGTAATTTTAAATAATGCCGGACACGCTTGTTATCTGCGAGCAACGAAACCATTTATAGAATATCTTTTAGGGTTTATTGAAAAAAATCATCAGAAAATGTAA
- a CDS encoding Rieske (2Fe-2S) protein — MSWTKVIAADTLPTDSRQVVKVGNYNLLLLNHQGQLYAVSNTCPHMKISMKKGKITDDGAIVCPMHRSSFDLKTGAVKEWTPWPPLVGKALGMISQEKALPVFPIKAEEGSIWVDLAEV; from the coding sequence ATGAGTTGGACAAAAGTAATCGCGGCTGATACCCTTCCGACTGATTCTCGTCAAGTCGTAAAAGTTGGCAACTATAATTTATTATTACTCAATCATCAAGGACAATTATATGCAGTGAGTAATACTTGTCCTCACATGAAAATTTCGATGAAAAAAGGAAAAATTACTGATGATGGTGCCATTGTTTGCCCGATGCACCGTAGTTCATTTGACCTCAAAACCGGGGCAGTGAAAGAGTGGACACCTTGGCCTCCATTAGTGGGAAAAGCCCTAGGAATGATATCCCAAGAAAAAGCCTTACCTGTGTTTCCAATTAAAGCAGAAGAAGGCAGTATTTGGGTTGATTTGGCAGAAGTTTAA